In Salmonella enterica subsp. enterica serovar Typhimurium str. LT2, a single window of DNA contains:
- the pnp gene encoding polynucleotide phosphorylase (member of mRNA degradosome; similar to E. coli polynucleotide phosphorylase; cytidylate kinase activity (AAC76198.1); Blastp hit to AAC76198.1 (734 aa), 97% identity in aa 24 - 734): protein MLNPIVRKFQYGQHTVTLETGMMARQATAAVMVSMDDTAVFVTVVGQKKAKPGQDFFPLTVNYQERTYAAGRIPGSFFRREGRPSEGETLIARLIDRPVRPLFPEGFVNEVQVIATVVSVNPQVNPDIVAMIGASAALSLSGIPFNGPIGAARVGYINDQYVLNPTQDELKESKLDLVVAGTEAAVLMVESEAELLSEDTMLGAVVFGHEQQQVVIQAINDLVKEAGKPRWDWQPEAVNDALNARVAALAESRLSDAYRITDKQERYAQVDVIKSETIEQLIAEDETLDANELGEILHAIEKNVVRSRVLAGEPRIDGREKDMIRGLDVRTGVLPRTHGSALFTRGETQALVTATLGTARDAQVLDELMGERTDSFLFHYNFPPYSVGETGMVGSPKRREIGHGRLAKRGVLAVMPDMDKFPYTVRVVSEITESNGSSSMASVCGASLALMDAGVPIKAAVAGIAMGLVKEGDNYVVLSDILGDEDHLGDMDFKVAGSRDGISALQMDIKIEGITKEIMQVALNQAKGARLHILGVMEQAINAPRGDISEFAPRIHTIKISTDKIKDVIGKGGSVIRALTEETGTTIEIEDDGTVKIAATDGEKAKYAIRRIEEITAEIEVGRIYNGKVTRIVDFGAFVAIGGGKEGLVHISQIADKRVEKVTDYLQMGQEVPVKVLEVDRQGRVRLSIKEATEQSQPAAAPEAPASEQAE, encoded by the coding sequence TTGCTTAATCCGATCGTTCGTAAATTCCAGTACGGTCAGCATACCGTTACGCTGGAAACTGGCATGATGGCGCGTCAGGCCACTGCCGCTGTTATGGTAAGCATGGATGACACCGCCGTATTCGTTACCGTTGTCGGCCAGAAAAAAGCCAAGCCAGGCCAGGACTTCTTCCCACTGACCGTTAACTATCAGGAGCGTACCTACGCTGCTGGTCGTATCCCGGGCAGCTTCTTCCGTCGTGAAGGCCGTCCAAGCGAAGGCGAAACCCTGATCGCGCGTCTGATTGACCGCCCGGTTCGTCCGCTGTTCCCGGAAGGCTTCGTTAACGAAGTGCAGGTTATCGCGACCGTCGTTTCCGTTAACCCGCAGGTTAACCCGGATATCGTGGCGATGATCGGCGCATCCGCTGCGCTGTCGCTGTCCGGCATTCCGTTCAACGGCCCAATCGGCGCGGCGCGCGTAGGTTACATCAATGACCAGTACGTGCTGAACCCGACCCAGGACGAGCTGAAAGAAAGCAAGCTGGACCTGGTGGTTGCCGGTACCGAAGCGGCTGTGCTGATGGTGGAATCCGAAGCTGAACTGCTGAGCGAAGACACTATGCTGGGCGCGGTGGTATTCGGTCACGAGCAGCAGCAGGTTGTTATCCAGGCGATCAACGATCTGGTGAAAGAAGCCGGTAAACCGCGTTGGGACTGGCAGCCGGAAGCCGTCAACGACGCGTTGAACGCGCGTGTTGCTGCGCTGGCTGAATCTCGTCTGAGCGACGCGTACCGCATCACCGATAAACAAGAGCGCTATGCTCAGGTTGACGTAATCAAATCCGAAACCATCGAGCAGCTTATTGCAGAAGATGAAACTCTGGATGCTAACGAGCTGGGCGAAATCCTGCACGCTATCGAGAAAAACGTGGTGCGTAGCCGCGTACTGGCAGGCGAGCCGCGTATTGATGGCCGTGAAAAAGACATGATCCGTGGTCTGGACGTGCGCACTGGCGTACTGCCGCGTACTCACGGTTCCGCTCTGTTTACCCGTGGTGAAACGCAGGCGCTGGTTACCGCAACTCTGGGTACTGCCCGTGACGCGCAGGTGCTTGATGAACTGATGGGCGAGCGTACTGACAGCTTCCTGTTCCACTACAACTTCCCTCCGTACTCCGTAGGCGAAACCGGCATGGTCGGTTCTCCGAAGCGTCGTGAAATTGGTCACGGTCGTCTGGCGAAGCGCGGCGTGCTGGCAGTGATGCCGGACATGGATAAATTCCCGTACACCGTTCGCGTGGTGTCTGAAATCACCGAATCCAACGGTTCTTCTTCTATGGCTTCCGTGTGCGGCGCTTCTCTGGCGCTGATGGACGCTGGCGTGCCAATTAAAGCCGCCGTAGCAGGTATCGCTATGGGTCTGGTGAAAGAAGGCGACAACTACGTTGTACTGTCTGACATTCTGGGCGACGAAGATCACCTGGGCGATATGGACTTCAAAGTGGCGGGTTCCCGCGACGGTATCTCTGCGCTGCAGATGGATATCAAAATTGAAGGTATCACCAAAGAGATCATGCAGGTTGCGTTGAACCAGGCTAAAGGTGCGCGTCTGCACATCCTGGGCGTGATGGAACAGGCGATCAACGCGCCGCGCGGCGATATCTCTGAATTTGCGCCGCGTATCCATACCATCAAGATCAGCACGGACAAGATCAAAGACGTGATCGGTAAAGGCGGTTCTGTGATCCGCGCGCTGACTGAAGAGACCGGCACCACCATCGAAATCGAAGATGACGGTACTGTGAAGATCGCGGCGACCGACGGTGAAAAAGCGAAATACGCTATCCGTCGTATCGAAGAGATCACCGCAGAGATCGAAGTCGGCCGTATCTACAATGGTAAAGTGACCCGTATCGTTGACTTTGGCGCGTTTGTTGCCATCGGCGGCGGGAAAGAAGGTCTGGTTCACATCTCTCAAATCGCGGATAAACGTGTAGAGAAAGTGACCGACTATCTGCAGATGGGTCAGGAAGTCCCGGTTAAGGTTCTGGAAGTTGACCGCCAGGGCCGTGTACGTCTGAGCATTAAAGAAGCAACCGAGCAGTCTCAACCTGCGGCTGCGCCGGAAGCTCCGGCGAGCGAACAGGCCGAGTAA
- a CDS encoding putative cytoplasmic protein — protein sequence MSEPASFFLHAHITESNLKKFFHSPATNIKDYDDWLPWFTEEQRLYGDPAKMLNNLATCNSGESEKNIYAEHINFNKETQIVTMDHIFLSESYEIFMPLMACVRGIEKFITPGENNFALIYYYWWGSEIAIALEFDANGSRITANPKAENLTIADAFFDEHGEALAEELYNKQGFI from the coding sequence ATGAGTGAACCTGCTTCCTTTTTTCTTCATGCACATATTACCGAGAGTAACCTCAAGAAATTTTTCCATTCACCGGCAACAAATATTAAAGACTATGACGACTGGTTGCCATGGTTTACTGAGGAGCAAAGGTTGTACGGCGATCCTGCAAAAATGCTTAACAATCTTGCCACATGTAATTCTGGTGAAAGTGAAAAGAATATTTATGCTGAACATATCAACTTTAATAAAGAAACACAGATAGTCACGATGGATCACATATTTCTCTCAGAGAGCTATGAAATCTTCATGCCACTCATGGCCTGTGTGCGGGGAATCGAGAAATTTATTACGCCAGGGGAAAATAATTTTGCGCTAATTTATTATTACTGGTGGGGTTCGGAGATCGCCATCGCGCTCGAATTTGACGCCAATGGTAGCAGAATAACGGCAAATCCTAAGGCAGAAAATTTAACTATCGCCGATGCTTTTTTCGATGAACACGGGGAAGCACTCGCCGAAGAACTTTATAATAAACAGGGTTTTATTTGA
- the rpsO gene encoding 30S ribosomal subunit protein S15 (similar to E. coli 30S ribosomal subunit protein S15 (AAC76199.1); Blastp hit to AAC76199.1 (89 aa), 97% identity in aa 1 - 89), whose product MSLSTEATAKIVSEFGRDANDTGSTDVQVALLTAQINHLQGHFAEHKKDHHSRRGLLRMVSQRRKLLDYLKRKDVARYTALIERLGLRR is encoded by the coding sequence ATGTCTCTAAGTACTGAAGCTACAGCTAAAATCGTTTCTGAGTTCGGTCGTGACGCAAACGACACCGGTTCTACCGATGTTCAGGTTGCTCTGTTGACTGCACAGATTAACCACCTGCAGGGTCACTTTGCAGAGCATAAAAAAGATCACCACAGCCGTCGTGGTCTGCTGCGTATGGTTTCTCAGCGTCGTAAACTGCTCGACTACCTGAAACGTAAAGATGTTGCACGCTACACCGCGCTGATTGAGCGTCTGGGTCTGCGTCGCTAA
- the yhbV gene encoding putative protease (similar to E. coli orf, hypothetical protein (AAC76193.1); Blastp hit to AAC76193.1 (298 aa), 91% identity in aa 1 - 298), whose amino-acid sequence MAVRGAMKYSLGPVLYYWPKETLEDFYQQAAKSSADVIYLGEAVCSKRRATKVGDWLEMAKSLAASGKQVVLSTLALVQASSELSELKRYVDNGDFLLEASDLGVVNLCAERKLPFVAGHALNCYNAVTLRRLLKEGMVRWCMPVELSRDWLVNLLNQCDELGIRNQFEVEVLSYGHLPLAYSARCFTARSEDRPKDECETCCIKYPNGRDVLSQENQQVFVLNGIQTMSGYVYNLGNELTSMQGLVDIVRLSPLGTETFAMLDAFRANENGGAPLPLAAHSDCNGYWKRLAGLELQA is encoded by the coding sequence ATGGCAGTGAGAGGAGCTATGAAATATTCCTTAGGACCGGTGCTTTATTACTGGCCGAAAGAGACGCTGGAAGATTTTTATCAGCAGGCCGCAAAAAGCAGCGCTGATGTCATTTATCTGGGCGAAGCGGTGTGCAGCAAGCGTCGCGCGACCAAAGTCGGCGACTGGCTGGAAATGGCGAAATCCCTCGCCGCCAGCGGTAAGCAGGTGGTGCTCTCCACCCTGGCGCTGGTACAGGCGTCATCTGAATTAAGCGAGCTGAAACGCTATGTGGACAACGGCGATTTTCTGCTGGAAGCCAGCGATCTTGGCGTGGTGAATCTGTGCGCCGAGCGCAAACTGCCGTTTGTCGCCGGCCATGCGCTGAACTGCTACAACGCGGTCACGCTGCGCCGGTTGCTGAAAGAAGGCATGGTACGCTGGTGTATGCCGGTGGAGCTGTCCCGCGACTGGCTGGTGAATTTGCTTAATCAGTGCGATGAACTGGGCATCCGCAATCAGTTTGAAGTGGAAGTGTTGAGCTACGGGCATCTGCCGCTGGCCTACTCCGCTCGCTGCTTTACCGCCCGTTCGGAAGACCGCCCGAAAGATGAGTGCGAAACCTGCTGTATCAAGTATCCAAACGGTCGTGACGTGCTCTCGCAAGAGAATCAGCAGGTGTTTGTGCTTAACGGTATTCAGACCATGAGCGGCTATGTCTATAACCTTGGCAACGAACTGACGTCGATGCAGGGATTGGTCGATATCGTGCGGCTGTCGCCGTTGGGGACGGAGACATTTGCCATGCTTGATGCCTTTCGCGCTAACGAAAACGGCGGCGCGCCATTACCGCTTGCCGCGCATAGCGACTGTAACGGCTACTGGAAGCGGCTGGCAGGTCTGGAGCTACAGGCCTAG
- the yhbW gene encoding putative alkanal monooxygenase (similar to E. coli putative enzyme (AAC76194.1); Blastp hit to AAC76194.1 (335 aa), 95% identity in aa 1 - 335), which produces MTDKTIPFSVLDLAPIPEGSSAKEAFTHSLDLARLAEKRGYHRYWLAEHHNMTGIASAATSVLIGYLAANTTTLHLGSGGVMLPNHSPLVIAEQFGTLNTLYPGRIDLGLGRAPGSDQSTMRALRRHMSGDIDNFPRDVAELVDWFDARDPNPHVRPVPGYGEQIPVWLLGSSLYSAQLAAQLGLPFAFASHFAPDMLFQALHLYRTQFKPSARLEKPYAMVCINIIAADSNRDAEFLFTSMQQAFVKLRRGETGQLPPPIENMETFRSPSEQYGVQQALSMSLVGDKAKVRHGLESILRETQADEIMVNGQIFDHQARLHSFDLAMDVKEELLG; this is translated from the coding sequence ATGACTGACAAAACTATTCCGTTCTCGGTGCTGGATCTGGCGCCGATCCCTGAAGGATCTTCGGCAAAAGAAGCCTTCACGCACTCGCTGGATCTCGCACGGCTGGCTGAAAAGCGCGGTTATCACCGCTACTGGCTGGCAGAACATCACAACATGACCGGTATCGCCAGCGCGGCGACCTCGGTATTGATTGGTTATCTGGCAGCCAATACCACAACATTACATCTTGGCTCCGGCGGCGTGATGCTGCCTAACCATTCACCGCTGGTGATTGCCGAGCAGTTCGGCACGCTGAATACGCTCTACCCGGGACGTATCGACTTAGGGTTGGGACGCGCGCCGGGTAGCGATCAGTCGACGATGCGCGCGCTGCGTCGCCATATGAGCGGCGATATCGATAACTTTCCACGCGATGTCGCAGAGCTGGTGGACTGGTTCGACGCTCGCGACCCTAATCCGCATGTGCGCCCGGTGCCCGGCTACGGCGAGCAGATCCCGGTCTGGCTGTTGGGATCCAGCCTGTATAGTGCGCAACTGGCGGCCCAGCTTGGCCTGCCGTTCGCCTTTGCTTCGCATTTCGCGCCGGATATGTTGTTCCAGGCGCTGCATCTGTACCGTACCCAGTTCAAACCTTCAGCGCGGCTGGAAAAACCGTACGCGATGGTGTGTATCAATATTATCGCCGCCGACAGCAACCGCGACGCCGAATTCCTGTTTACCTCCATGCAGCAGGCTTTCGTGAAGCTACGCCGTGGGGAAACCGGCCAACTGCCGCCGCCGATTGAGAATATGGAGACCTTCCGGTCGCCATCCGAGCAGTATGGCGTGCAGCAGGCGCTGAGTATGTCGCTGGTCGGTGATAAAGCGAAAGTCCGCCACGGGCTGGAATCCATCCTGCGGGAGACCCAGGCGGATGAAATTATGGTAAACGGGCAGATTTTCGACCACCAGGCACGCCTGCATTCGTTTGATTTAGCGATGGATGTTAAGGAAGAGTTGTTGGGCTGA
- the nlpI gene encoding lipoprotein, cell division (similar to E. coli putative control proteins (AAC76197.1); Blastp hit to AAC76197.1 (294 aa), 96% identity in aa 1 - 294), with amino-acid sequence MKPFLRWCFVATALTLAGCSNSAWRKSEVLAVPLQPTLQQEVILARMEQILASRALTDDERAQLLYERGVLYDSLGLRALARNDFSQALAIRPDMPEVFNYLGIYLTQAGNFDAAYEAFDSVLELDPTYNYAHLNRGIALYYGGRDKLAQDDLLAFYQDDPNDPYRSLWLYLVEQKLNEKQAKEALKARFEKSDKEQWGWNIVEFYLGDISEATLMERLKADATDNTSLAEHLSETNFYLGKYYLSLGDLDSATALFKLAVANNVHNFVEHRYALLELSLLGQDQDDLAESDQQ; translated from the coding sequence ATGAAGCCTTTTTTGCGCTGGTGTTTCGTTGCGACAGCACTTACGCTTGCAGGATGCAGTAATTCCGCCTGGCGTAAAAGTGAAGTCCTCGCAGTACCATTGCAACCGACTTTACAGCAGGAAGTGATTCTGGCGCGTATGGAACAGATTCTTGCCAGTCGGGCTTTAACCGATGACGAACGCGCACAGCTTTTATATGAGCGCGGAGTGTTGTATGATAGTCTTGGTTTGAGGGCATTAGCGCGAAATGATTTTTCACAAGCGCTGGCAATCAGACCGGATATGCCTGAAGTATTCAATTACTTAGGCATTTATTTAACGCAGGCAGGCAATTTTGATGCTGCCTATGAAGCGTTTGATTCTGTACTAGAGCTTGATCCAACTTACAACTACGCGCACTTAAACCGCGGTATCGCATTGTATTACGGCGGCCGTGATAAGTTAGCGCAAGATGATCTGCTGGCGTTTTATCAAGACGATCCCAATGATCCTTACCGCAGCCTGTGGCTGTATCTTGTTGAGCAGAAGCTTAATGAGAAGCAGGCGAAAGAAGCGTTAAAAGCACGCTTCGAAAAATCGGATAAAGAGCAATGGGGATGGAACATTGTCGAGTTCTACCTGGGCGACATTAGCGAAGCAACGCTGATGGAAAGGCTCAAGGCGGACGCAACGGATAACACCTCGCTCGCTGAGCATCTCAGTGAAACCAACTTCTATTTAGGTAAGTATTACCTAAGTCTGGGGGATTTGGACAGCGCCACGGCTCTGTTCAAACTGGCGGTGGCCAACAACGTTCATAACTTTGTTGAGCACCGATACGCATTGTTGGAATTATCGCTCCTGGGCCAGGACCAAGATGACCTGGCAGAATCGGACCAGCAATAG
- a CDS encoding putative inner membrane protein (similar to E. coli orf, hypothetical protein (AAC73328.1); Blastp hit to AAC73328.1 (246 aa), 51% identity in aa 30 - 224): MGRKGLLAIVLLSLFIAFILKFFWLTPYDEDVYLPVEKPVASSLKIIHPGDQLFIRILKAEDKLELWASANNKPYKLYKTWTICAWSGGLGPKHKQGDGKSPEGFYATNKGLLNPNSRYHLAFNIGYPNAYDRANGYTGDFIMVHGNCVSAGCYAMTDAGIEEIYQLVAQALNSGQKSVPVHIFPFTMNDENMRQAQAWPEYNFWRMLKPGYDYFEKNRRLPTITVENRRYKISPTTLP; this comes from the coding sequence ATGGGGCGTAAAGGACTACTCGCTATTGTATTATTGAGCCTGTTTATCGCTTTTATTTTAAAATTTTTCTGGCTCACTCCGTACGATGAAGACGTTTACCTGCCAGTGGAAAAACCTGTCGCATCGTCTTTAAAAATCATTCACCCCGGCGACCAGTTATTTATCCGCATTCTGAAAGCGGAAGATAAGCTGGAACTGTGGGCAAGCGCCAATAACAAGCCTTACAAACTCTACAAAACCTGGACTATATGCGCATGGTCTGGTGGCTTAGGGCCAAAACATAAACAGGGAGACGGTAAAAGCCCGGAAGGCTTTTATGCCACCAACAAAGGGTTGCTTAACCCAAACAGCCGCTATCATCTGGCATTTAATATTGGCTACCCGAATGCTTACGATCGGGCAAATGGCTACACCGGTGATTTCATTATGGTTCACGGGAACTGCGTTTCGGCCGGTTGCTATGCCATGACCGATGCCGGTATTGAAGAGATTTATCAACTGGTGGCGCAGGCGCTAAACAGCGGGCAGAAGAGCGTGCCTGTCCATATCTTCCCATTTACGATGAATGACGAAAATATGCGCCAGGCGCAAGCATGGCCGGAATATAATTTCTGGCGTATGTTGAAGCCCGGCTATGATTACTTCGAAAAAAATCGCCGATTGCCAACCATCACCGTTGAAAATCGGCGTTATAAAATCAGCCCAACAACTCTTCCTTAA
- the deaD gene encoding cysteine sulfinate desulfinase (similar to E. coli inducible ATP-independent RNA helicase (AAC76196.1); Blastp hit to AAC76196.1 (646 aa), 97% identity in aa 1 - 646), producing MMSYVDWPPLILRHTYYMAEFETTFADLGLKAPILEALTDLGYEKPSPIQAECIPHLLGGRDVLGMAQTGSGKTAAFSLPLLNNLDPELKAPQILVLAPTRELAVQVAEAMTDFSKHMRGVNVVALYGGQRYDVQLRALRQGPQIVVGTPGRLLDHLKRGTLDLSKLSGLVLDEADEMLRMGFIEDVETIMAQIPEGHQTALFSATMPEAIRRITRRFMKEPQEVRIQSSVTTRPDISQSYWTVWGMRKNEALVRFLEAEDFDAAIIFVRTKNATLEVAEALERSGYNSAALNGDMNQALREQTLERLKDGRLDILIATDVAARGLDVERISLVVNYDIPMDSESYVHRIGRTGRAGRAGRALLFVENRERRLLRNIERTMKLTIPEVELPNAELLGKRRLEKFAAKVQQQLESSDLDQYRALLAKIQPSAEGEELDLETLAAALLKMAQGERPLILPPDAPMRPKREFRDRDDRGPRDRNDRGPRGDREERPRRERRDVGDMQLYRIEVGRDDGVEVRHIVGAIANEGDISSRYIGNIKLFASHSTIELPKGMPGEVLQHFTRTRILNKPMNMQLLGDAVPHAGGERRGGGRSFSGERREGGRNFSGERREGGRGDGRRFSGERRESRGPRRDDSTGRRRFGGDA from the coding sequence ATGATGAGTTATGTAGACTGGCCGCCATTAATTTTGAGGCACACGTACTACATGGCTGAATTCGAAACCACTTTTGCAGATCTGGGGCTGAAGGCTCCTATCCTTGAAGCCCTTACCGATCTGGGTTACGAAAAACCATCTCCAATCCAGGCAGAGTGCATTCCGCATCTGCTGGGCGGTCGCGACGTGCTGGGCATGGCCCAGACCGGTAGCGGCAAAACCGCAGCGTTCTCTTTACCGCTGCTCAACAATCTTGATCCTGAGCTGAAGGCACCTCAGATTCTGGTGCTGGCGCCAACCCGCGAACTGGCGGTACAGGTTGCCGAAGCCATGACGGATTTCTCTAAACACATGCGCGGCGTAAACGTGGTTGCCTTGTACGGCGGTCAGCGTTATGACGTGCAGTTACGCGCCCTGCGTCAGGGGCCGCAGATCGTTGTCGGTACGCCGGGACGTCTGCTTGATCACTTAAAACGCGGCACCCTCGACCTCTCTAAACTGAGTGGTCTGGTGCTGGATGAAGCCGACGAAATGCTGCGTATGGGCTTCATCGAAGACGTTGAAACTATTATGGCGCAGATCCCGGAAGGTCATCAGACCGCTCTGTTCTCCGCCACCATGCCGGAAGCGATTCGTCGCATTACCCGCCGCTTTATGAAAGAGCCGCAGGAAGTGCGCATTCAGTCCAGCGTGACTACCCGTCCTGACATCAGCCAGAGCTACTGGACTGTCTGGGGCATGCGTAAAAACGAAGCGCTGGTGCGTTTCCTGGAAGCGGAAGACTTTGATGCGGCGATTATCTTCGTGCGTACCAAAAACGCGACCCTGGAAGTAGCAGAAGCGCTGGAACGTAGCGGCTACAACAGCGCCGCGTTGAATGGCGATATGAACCAGGCGCTGCGTGAGCAGACTCTGGAACGCCTGAAAGATGGTCGTCTGGACATCCTGATCGCTACCGACGTTGCGGCACGTGGTCTGGACGTTGAACGTATCAGCCTGGTGGTGAACTACGATATTCCGATGGACTCCGAGTCCTACGTTCACCGTATCGGTCGTACCGGCCGTGCGGGTCGCGCCGGTCGCGCGCTGCTGTTCGTTGAGAACCGCGAGCGTCGTCTGCTGCGCAACATCGAACGCACCATGAAGCTGACCATTCCGGAAGTGGAACTGCCGAACGCAGAACTGCTGGGTAAACGCCGTCTGGAAAAATTCGCCGCGAAAGTTCAGCAGCAACTGGAAAGCAGCGATCTGGATCAGTACCGTGCGCTGCTGGCGAAAATCCAGCCGTCTGCCGAAGGTGAAGAGCTGGATCTCGAAACGCTGGCCGCCGCACTGCTGAAAATGGCGCAGGGCGAGCGTCCGCTGATCCTGCCGCCGGATGCGCCGATGCGTCCTAAGCGTGAATTCCGTGACCGTGACGACCGTGGTCCGCGCGATCGTAATGACCGTGGCCCGCGTGGCGATCGTGAAGAACGTCCGCGTCGTGAACGTCGTGACGTTGGCGATATGCAGTTATACCGCATTGAAGTGGGCCGTGATGACGGCGTTGAAGTTCGTCATATCGTGGGCGCTATCGCTAACGAAGGCGACATCAGCAGCCGTTACATTGGCAACATTAAGCTGTTCGCGTCTCACTCCACCATCGAGCTGCCGAAAGGTATGCCGGGCGAAGTGCTCCAGCACTTCACGCGTACCCGCATTCTGAACAAGCCGATGAATATGCAGCTGTTGGGTGATGCGGTTCCGCACGCGGGCGGCGAACGTCGCGGCGGTGGTCGTAGCTTCAGTGGCGAACGTCGTGAAGGCGGTCGTAATTTCAGCGGCGAACGTCGTGAAGGTGGTCGTGGTGATGGTCGTCGCTTCAGCGGCGAACGTCGTGAAAGCCGTGGTCCGCGTCGTGATGACTCTACCGGTCGCCGTCGTTTCGGCGGTGATGCGTAA
- the mtr gene encoding HAAAP family tryptophan-specific transport protein (similar to E. coli tryptophan-specific transport protein (AAC76195.1); Blastp hit to AAC76195.1 (414 aa), 94% identity in aa 1 - 414) encodes MATLTTTQTSPSLLGGVVIIGGTIIGAGMFSLPVVMSGAWFFWSMAALVFTWFCMLHSGLMILEANLNYRIGSSFDTITKDLLGKGWNVVNGISIAFVLYILTYAYISASGSILHHTFAEMSLNVPARAAGFAFALLVAFVVWLSTKAVSRMTAIVLGAKVITFFLTFGSLLGHVQPATLFNVAESHASYTPYLLMTLPFCLASFGYHGNVPSLMKYYGKDPRTIVKCLIYGTLLALALYSVWLLGTMGNIPRPEFIGIAQKGGNIDVLVQALSGVLNSRSLDLLLVVFSNFAVASSFLGVTLGLFDYLADLFGFDDSAMGRFKTALLTFLPPMIGGLLYPNGFLYAIGYAGLAATIWAAIVPALLARKSRERFGSPKFRVWGGKPMIVLILLFGVGNALVHILSSFNLLPVYQ; translated from the coding sequence ATGGCAACACTTACCACCACCCAAACGTCACCTTCGCTGCTTGGCGGCGTGGTGATTATCGGCGGCACCATCATTGGCGCGGGGATGTTCTCCCTGCCGGTGGTCATGTCCGGGGCGTGGTTCTTCTGGTCGATGGCGGCGCTGGTCTTTACCTGGTTTTGTATGCTGCACTCCGGGCTGATGATTCTCGAAGCCAACCTTAACTACCGCATTGGTTCGAGTTTCGACACCATCACCAAAGATCTGTTGGGGAAAGGCTGGAACGTGGTCAACGGCATTTCTATTGCCTTTGTGCTCTACATCCTGACTTACGCCTATATCTCGGCGAGCGGCTCAATTCTGCATCATACCTTTGCTGAGATGTCGCTGAACGTTCCGGCGCGAGCGGCAGGTTTTGCCTTTGCGCTGCTGGTGGCGTTTGTCGTGTGGCTGAGTACGAAGGCGGTCAGCCGGATGACGGCGATTGTGCTGGGCGCGAAAGTGATTACTTTCTTCCTGACCTTCGGCAGCCTGTTGGGGCACGTTCAGCCTGCCACGTTGTTTAACGTGGCTGAAAGCCACGCGTCATATACGCCGTACCTGCTGATGACGCTGCCATTTTGTCTGGCCTCTTTTGGTTATCACGGTAACGTACCGAGCTTGATGAAATATTACGGCAAAGATCCGCGTACCATCGTCAAATGCCTGATTTATGGGACGTTACTGGCACTAGCGCTCTATTCCGTCTGGCTGCTGGGGACGATGGGCAACATCCCGCGTCCGGAATTTATCGGCATTGCGCAGAAAGGCGGCAATATTGATGTGCTGGTACAGGCGTTGAGCGGCGTGCTGAACAGCCGCAGCCTGGATCTGCTGCTGGTGGTGTTCTCTAACTTTGCGGTCGCCAGTTCCTTCCTTGGCGTGACGCTGGGGCTGTTTGACTATCTGGCGGATCTGTTTGGTTTTGATGACTCGGCAATGGGACGTTTTAAAACGGCGCTGCTGACTTTCCTGCCGCCGATGATTGGTGGCCTGCTGTACCCGAACGGTTTTCTGTACGCCATTGGCTATGCAGGTTTAGCTGCAACTATCTGGGCGGCCATTGTGCCTGCGCTGTTGGCACGTAAATCTCGCGAACGTTTCGGCAGCCCGAAATTCCGCGTCTGGGGCGGTAAACCGATGATTGTACTGATTCTGCTATTTGGCGTCGGGAACGCACTGGTGCATATTTTATCGAGCTTTAATTTGTTGCCGGTGTACCAGTAA